In the genome of Flavobacteriaceae bacterium YJPT1-3, the window CTTGCAACGGTCTATCCAAGTTTTTGACACCGAGATGGCTTTAAAACGACTGGTCTATCAGGTAAAAATTCCGGTGCTCATTCTACCACAACACTGTTCATGCAGGCCGCTCAAACAAATTGCCTTGTTGACCAATTATCAACAGCGACACAGTATTCAGGCTACTTCGCAGGTTAAACGACTTGTTGAAATCCATGAAGGCTGTCTTCAACTTATACATTTGTCAAAGAAGCACACAGCCCTATCTGAACATCAAAAAGAAAATAAAGAATTTCTGGAAAGCGCCCTGGACGGCATACCTATTGACCATCAGTTCATCACAGCAGAAAATCCGGAACAAGCGCTACAGCAACATAACCAAGGTCACGCTATTGATGTGCTCCTTTTCTTTGCTAAGAATATCAACCTCTCAGAGCACTATGTGTTCCCTGCATTAAACAATTCAACTATAGCTTCTGCTCCTAAGGTACCTATTCTGGTCATCCACGAGTAGCGACTGATTTTAATCATAGTTTCGACTGAAATCCCTGTCTAGTTTTGAATCAAGACCGGTGCTGCTATGCGAACAATTATATTTCCTACTGATTTTTCTGATTGTGCTTTGAATGCACTCTGTTGCGCTATGCAGTATTTCAAATACGAGCGCACAGAGTTTATCCTACTGCACACCTACGCAGAAGAAGTTTACGCCAATGATAGTTTAATGTCCAGAGAACTTCTGGAGGACTTTAAACAAATAAAAAAGAAAGAAGCAGAGCAGGGACTTCAACGAGTTTTCCAAGATGCGCGTAAAATGGAGCCCAACCCCAGGCATCAATTTTCTCAGCATGCGCGCTTTGGGTTACTTCTCGATGAAGTCAATGATTTGGTCAATGCACTCAATGCCGATCTTATCGTTATGGGCACACAGGGCAAGACCGCCAGTAAAACGATAACTTACGGCAGTAATACGTTACAGGTGATGAAGTACGTGAAGTGCCCTGTACTTGCGGTGCCGGCCAGCTTCACCTACCACCGCCCTACCCATGTCTTATTTCCTTCTGATCTGATGATCCCGTTTAAA includes:
- a CDS encoding universal stress protein, whose protein sequence is MRTIIFPTDFSDCALNALCCAMQYFKYERTEFILLHTYAEEVYANDSLMSRELLEDFKQIKKKEAEQGLQRVFQDARKMEPNPRHQFSQHARFGLLLDEVNDLVNALNADLIVMGTQGKTASKTITYGSNTLQVMKYVKCPVLAVPASFTYHRPTHVLFPSDLMIPFKARELKLIACLAKSFRSTLHLLHLSKSKQLSIRQEDVKSQWEESFRESKTEFVMVSEGDRAERINDYIEHHQINLLVMVNFRHTYMESLLINSTIDQVGLNTQIPFLVLQNLPR